From a single Oceanispirochaeta sp. M1 genomic region:
- a CDS encoding N-acetyltransferase, with amino-acid sequence MSEQLDRLYKLQKKDILKAGTVFADAFSTDPVWKKVLSQAAEDQKRSFFSSPARYCLKYGKIYAPSEKIEGMAAWVPGDKGEMTFWRGLRSGSISYAMKIGTKILKEMQIIFAPLEAARRKEMAGREYIYLIILGVSPEYQGQGFGGKLLRAVIEESNDAGIPIYLETATEKNISMYEKFGFKKLDRIDHPVIDLPQWGMIREAD; translated from the coding sequence ATGTCTGAACAATTGGATCGACTCTACAAGTTACAGAAAAAAGATATTCTGAAAGCAGGTACCGTTTTTGCTGATGCATTCAGTACCGATCCTGTCTGGAAGAAGGTTCTATCCCAGGCGGCAGAAGATCAAAAAAGGAGCTTTTTCAGCAGTCCTGCCAGGTATTGCCTCAAATATGGAAAGATATATGCTCCTTCAGAAAAGATTGAAGGAATGGCGGCCTGGGTGCCTGGAGATAAGGGAGAGATGACATTCTGGAGAGGATTACGAAGCGGATCTATATCATATGCCATGAAGATCGGAACAAAAATACTGAAAGAGATGCAGATTATTTTTGCTCCCCTGGAAGCTGCCCGAAGAAAGGAAATGGCCGGAAGAGAGTATATATATCTGATTATTCTCGGTGTTTCTCCTGAATATCAGGGACAGGGCTTTGGTGGTAAACTTCTAAGAGCTGTCATAGAAGAGAGTAATGATGCTGGAATACCGATCTATCTTGAGACAGCGACCGAGAAGAATATCAGTATGTATGAAAAGTTCGGGTTTAAAAAACTGGACCGCATCGACCACCCCGTCATTGATCTTCCTCAATGGGGAATGATAAGGGAAGCAGACTGA
- a CDS encoding ABC transporter permease, whose protein sequence is MIKYLIEKEFRQLLRNQFLPRLIIMFPLMVLLFLPLAANFEIKNINITVMDNDHSSYSKDLIQKIISSGYFKLTEVSSDYKSAIISIESDKSDLILEIPQNFEKNLIKDKTADLMVSVNAVNGTKGAFGSSYLSSIIMDFSSDIRTRLGLIGSRNNAPFFQVIPQFRFNPHLRYPVFMVPALMVMLLLMICGFLPALNIVGEKEKGTMEQINVTPVRKSTLILSKLIPFWIIGFIVLTISFAVAWIFYDLVPAGNILIIYLYAFIFILGISGFGLVVSNYANTMQQAMFMMFFFVITYIFMSGLYTPVNSMPDWAQFLSIFVPLKYMIEVLRMVYLKGSGIQDLISQLVALLGFAAFFNIWAVLSYRKIS, encoded by the coding sequence ATGATAAAATACCTGATAGAAAAAGAATTCAGACAACTATTGAGGAATCAATTTCTTCCCCGTCTCATTATCATGTTTCCATTGATGGTGCTCCTCTTCCTTCCTCTGGCCGCGAATTTTGAAATCAAGAATATCAATATAACCGTAATGGATAACGATCACAGTTCCTATTCAAAGGATTTGATTCAGAAGATTATATCCTCAGGATATTTTAAATTGACTGAAGTCTCTTCAGATTACAAGTCGGCAATCATCAGTATTGAATCTGATAAATCAGATCTGATTCTTGAAATTCCTCAGAATTTTGAAAAAAATCTTATTAAAGACAAAACAGCCGATCTGATGGTATCTGTTAATGCTGTAAATGGAACAAAAGGCGCCTTCGGGAGCTCCTATCTTTCCAGTATAATCATGGATTTCAGTTCTGATATACGCACTCGACTTGGTCTGATTGGAAGCAGGAATAATGCTCCCTTTTTTCAGGTCATCCCCCAGTTCCGTTTCAATCCCCATCTTCGTTATCCGGTATTTATGGTTCCGGCACTGATGGTAATGCTGCTGTTGATGATCTGCGGATTTCTACCTGCTCTCAATATAGTGGGGGAGAAAGAAAAAGGGACCATGGAGCAGATCAATGTAACTCCTGTCAGGAAATCCACCCTGATCCTGTCAAAATTGATTCCCTTCTGGATTATCGGTTTTATTGTTCTGACAATCAGTTTTGCAGTAGCCTGGATTTTTTATGATCTGGTACCGGCGGGAAATATTCTGATTATATATCTTTATGCTTTTATATTTATTCTCGGCATATCCGGTTTTGGGCTGGTGGTCTCCAATTATGCAAACACCATGCAGCAGGCTATGTTTATGATGTTCTTTTTTGTTATTACATATATATTTATGAGCGGTCTTTATACTCCGGTCAACAGCATGCCTGACTGGGCTCAATTCTTAAGTATATTTGTACCCCTGAAGTATATGATCGAAGTATTGAGGATGGTTTATTTGAAGGGGAGTGGTATTCAGGATCTGATCAGCCAGCTGGTGGCCCTCCTGGGTTTTGCAGCTTTTTTTAATATCTGGGCCGTGCTGAGTTATAGAAAAATAAGCTGA